In a genomic window of Thunnus thynnus chromosome 16, fThuThy2.1, whole genome shotgun sequence:
- the six4a gene encoding homeobox protein SIX4a, with product MSSSSAGEVTTANDIKRENVKEVDKRECIKLVALDAAELSMERTTPSTDAVRTELLVSAASSLAFSPEQVACVCEALQQGGNVDRLARFLWSLPQSDLLRGNESILKAQALVAFHQARYQELYSILENHSFSPSNHTFLQDLWYKARYTEAEKARGRPLGAVDKYRIRRKYPLPRTIWDGEETVYCFKERSRNALKDLYNQNRYPSPAEKRNLAKITGLSLTQVSNWFKNRRQRDRNPSEAQSKSESDGNHSTEDESSKGQEELSPRPLSNSSDGVITHGTLPIQTGPLDSGVVIQQIGDIKMPPGSSSGGLYNGSLVTSNTSSTVFHNGGSSYLHTPGNILFNGLNLGIQPLAFNPLRPSGGVLLGGSGVDMQMQSGQEKGLGSSAEDSALQYASYSGCANGAEVKLEGVHTMAAQNGGSSVLTFSSSSGALQLGGYSLVQVPSGVSDGDGSSLLNSDVGLPPLQLSSSSSSSTITPGTMSLNNVAVSSSSDDSFQQQDKLTMSSLHHSTVLYSMSNVGQPSIKKEPLERGVYSSYHHGLHLDPSGQISYTTPNSEEIPSSQGPVSATEVPAITSSSPEPEVYTTLTVSTPLMAQTDPSSHHHLQPTEYLGGHEVRGGHLMGPGMNSEYMNLSESKVDGSGSGGGVNEMVRAMCGEMEAVEGKELAKLQTVQMDEDMADL from the exons atgtcttcttcttctgccggAGAAGTCACAACAGCTAATGACATCAAGAGGGAAAATGTGAAGGAAGTGGATAAGCGGGAGTGCATCAAGCTTGTGGCGCTGGACGCGGCGGAGTTGTCCATGGAGCGCACGACTCCCAGTACGGACGCGGTGCGCACGGAGCTGTTGGTGAGCGCCGCTTCCTCTCTGGCTTTCTCCCCGGAGCAAGTGGCGTGTGTCTGCGAGGCTTTGCAGCAAGGAGGCAATGTGGACCGGCTGGCCAGGTTCCTGTGGTCCCTACCACAGAGTGACCTGCTACGCGGCAACGAAAGCATCCTAAAAGCCCAAGCCCTCGTTGCTTTCCACCAGGCTCGGTATCAGGAGCTGTACAGTATTTTGGAGAACCACAGTTTCAGCCCGTCCAACCACACCTTTCTGCAAGATCTCTGGTACAAGGCCCGGTACACCGAAGCCGAGAAGGCGCGGGGGAGACCCCTGGGCGCCGTGGACAAGTACCGGATCCGGAGAAAGTACCCTCTCCCCAGGACTATCTGGGACGGCGAGGAGACTGTTTATTGTTTCAAGGAGAGGTCCCGAAACGCGCTGAAGGATCTGTATAATCAGAATAGGTACCCCTCTCCTGCCGAGAAAAGAAATCTCGCCAAGATTACAGGACTCTCCTTGACCCAGGTCAGCAACTGGTTTAAaaacaggagacagagagacagaaacccGTCCGAGGCACAATCAAAAAG TGAATCTGATGGAAACCACAGCACAGAGGATGAGTCAAGCAAAGGTCAGGAAGAGTTGTCTCCCCGGCCCCTCTCTAACTCCTCAGATGGGGTGATCACCCATGGGACCCTTCCCATTCAAACAGGGCCTCTGGACAGTGGGGTGGTCATCCAGCAGATTGGGGACATCAAGATGCCCCCCGGTTCCAGCAGTGGCGGGCTCTACAATGGCAGTCTAGTAACAAGTAACACCTCCTCCACTGTGTTTCACAATGGTGGCTCGTCTTACCTCCACACACCCGGAAACATCCTCTTCAACGGGCTCAATTTGGGCATCCAGCCCTTGGCCTTCAACCCTCTGAGGCCGTCTGGTGGGGTGCTGCTGGGGGGCTCCGGAGTGGACATGCAGATGCAGTCCGGACAAGAGAAGGGACTGGGCAGTTCTGCTGAGGACTCGGCCCTGCAGTACGCCTCCTACTCCGGCTGTGCGAACGGGGCGGAGGTGAAGCTGGAGGGCGTTCACACCATGGCCGCCCAGAACGGGGGCTCCTCTGTCCTGACGTTCAGCTCCTCGTCAGGTGCGCTCCAGCTGGGCGGCTACAGCCTGGTGCAGGTTCCGAGTGGAGTCTCTGACGGTGATGGCAGCTCATTACTCAACAGCGACGTAGGTCTTCCTCCCCTGCAGCTCTCCTCTTCGTCTTCTTCCTCAACAATAACTCCAG GTACCATGTCTCTGAACAATGTAGCAGTGAGCTCCTCCAGCGATGACTCGTTCCAGCAGCAGGACAAGCTGACCATGTCGTCCTTGCACCACAGCACAGTCCTCTACAGCATGAGCAACGTCGGCCAGCCGTCCATCAAGAAGGAGCCTCTGGAGAGAGGCGTCTACTCCTCATACCACCACGGACTCCACCTGGACCCCAGCGGTCAGATCAGCTACACCACCCCCAACTCTGAAGAGATTCCCTCCAGCCAAGGTCCCGTCTCAGCCACAGAGGTCCCCGCCATCACATCGTCCAGCCCCGAGCCTGAGGTCTACACCACCCTCACCGTCAGCACGCCCCTGATGGCCCAAACGGACCCGAGcagccaccaccacctccaGCCCACGGAGTACCTTGGGGGTCACGAGGTCAGGGGGGGCCACCTGATGGGCCCCGGCATGAACAGCGAATACATGAACCTGTCGGAGAGCAAGGTGGACGGCTCGGGCTCAGGAGGAGGCGTGAACGAGATGGTGCGGGCGATGTGCGGGGAGATGGAGGCTGTGGAGGGGAAGGAGCTAGCCAAACTACAGACAGTGCAGATGGATGAGGACATGGCTGACCTTTAA